A window from Sphingobacterium hotanense encodes these proteins:
- a CDS encoding polysaccharide biosynthesis/export family protein, translated as MRIYLYLILAISLFTSCASRKDLVYFQPDSTALTTSYELNAPKLQPGDILAISVTADDVRATLPFNQISPYNSNGTIQNTNPFIPTYVIDLEGNIDFPKIGPLKLGGKTRAEAINIIKTEVSKFIVNPGVSIEIRNFRITVLGEVRNPGTFQITNDRITVLEALGLAGDLTINGVRNNILVIRELDGEKSEYRLDLTRRESLNSPAYYLMQNDVIYVEPNGARIQSSKYTQNTSIFVSIASVVITVISVLTR; from the coding sequence ATGAGGATATATCTTTACTTAATTCTCGCGATAAGTTTATTTACTTCTTGCGCTTCTCGGAAAGATCTGGTTTATTTTCAGCCAGATTCTACTGCTCTGACGACTTCTTATGAACTTAATGCTCCAAAGCTACAGCCGGGCGACATTTTGGCAATTTCGGTTACAGCCGACGACGTTAGGGCAACACTCCCATTTAATCAAATTTCGCCATATAATAGTAATGGTACTATTCAAAACACAAACCCCTTTATTCCTACCTATGTTATCGATTTAGAGGGCAACATTGATTTTCCTAAAATTGGGCCGTTGAAATTGGGAGGGAAGACTCGTGCTGAGGCAATCAATATTATTAAAACGGAAGTTAGTAAGTTTATAGTGAATCCGGGCGTAAGTATCGAGATTAGAAATTTCCGGATAACGGTTTTAGGCGAGGTAAGAAATCCTGGGACATTTCAAATCACGAATGATCGAATAACAGTTTTAGAAGCATTAGGTCTCGCTGGCGATTTAACAATCAACGGAGTTAGGAACAATATATTGGTGATACGTGAGTTAGATGGAGAAAAATCGGAATATAGACTTGATCTAACAAGAAGGGAGTCATTAAATTCTCCAGCGTATTATTTAATGCAAAATGATGTAATTTATGTTGAACCAAATGGTGCTAGAATCCAATCATCTAAGTATACGCAAAATACCTCGATATTTGTTTCTATTGCTAGTGTAGTTATCACTGTAATTTCGGTATTAACTCGATAA
- a CDS encoding glycosyltransferase translates to MKAVFINDHRFVHSNADSKVYTTGTLDSDFWIRYTVFFDHLTVVGRGTVVDGQYSNENLSSAPDVYFHLLFDIKGGKDYFLKEKYIFNQLYSIIKSADFVVIRVPSSIGNIAAQVCLKLGKKYLVEVVGCILDVSNTYGNPLMKLIGRLSYYRMRKTVKHSEGAIYVTERFLQKRYPTQKPSISASNVRLSTGNPLVLTDRCSRLRACHQHITIGTIGSVDLKYKGHHVLFYAASLLKRNGFNFTIKIVGGGNPDNLKQLAEKLEILNNIEFLGKVAKGDQIFHFLDKIDLYVHPSLTEGLPRAVIEAMSRGCPILASNAGGLPELISEDFVHNVGDYHTLSEQLMRMVDSPNIMYEQATINFEKSKEFDCEVLDQRRNMYINKLLKNI, encoded by the coding sequence ATGAAAGCAGTATTTATTAATGATCATCGGTTCGTTCACAGTAACGCTGATTCTAAGGTCTATACAACTGGAACTTTGGACTCAGATTTTTGGATAAGGTATACAGTCTTCTTCGACCATTTAACTGTTGTAGGTAGGGGTACAGTGGTAGATGGACAATATTCAAATGAGAATTTATCCTCTGCGCCTGATGTATATTTCCATTTGTTGTTTGATATAAAGGGCGGGAAAGACTACTTTCTTAAAGAAAAGTATATCTTTAATCAGCTTTATTCAATTATTAAGAGTGCTGATTTCGTGGTGATTAGGGTTCCTTCATCAATCGGTAATATTGCAGCACAGGTCTGTTTAAAATTGGGTAAAAAGTACTTGGTAGAGGTTGTTGGATGTATATTAGATGTAAGTAATACTTACGGCAATCCTCTTATGAAGCTCATAGGACGGCTGAGTTATTATAGAATGAGGAAGACAGTAAAGCATTCCGAAGGGGCAATCTATGTAACAGAAAGATTTCTCCAAAAAAGATATCCAACGCAGAAACCATCAATATCTGCGTCGAATGTTCGCTTGTCGACGGGCAATCCTTTAGTCCTCACTGATAGATGTTCTAGACTGCGCGCTTGTCATCAGCACATTACTATAGGTACAATTGGGAGTGTTGACCTCAAATATAAAGGACATCATGTTCTCTTCTATGCAGCTTCTCTTCTAAAACGGAATGGATTTAATTTTACAATCAAAATTGTTGGTGGTGGTAATCCCGACAATTTAAAACAACTTGCAGAAAAATTAGAAATTTTAAATAATATCGAGTTTCTTGGCAAGGTTGCGAAGGGGGATCAAATCTTTCATTTTCTAGATAAGATTGATCTGTATGTACATCCCTCGTTAACGGAAGGGCTCCCTCGCGCGGTAATCGAGGCAATGAGTAGGGGGTGTCCTATTCTTGCATCAAATGCCGGAGGTTTACCGGAATTAATTTCTGAAGATTTTGTGCACAATGTCGGAGATTACCATACTTTAAGTGAACAATTAATGCGGATGGTTGATAGTCCTAATATAATGTATGAGCAAGCTACAATTAACTTTGAAAAATCCAAAGAATTTGATTGTGAGGTTTTGGATCAAAGGCGAAATATGTACATCAACAAACTTTTAAAAAATATATAA
- a CDS encoding NAD-dependent epimerase/dehydratase family protein, whose protein sequence is MKVCILGSTGFLGRRLTKSLIGAEGVSIRQDDWKTKFSDYDIIINLIGKAHDHQGIASEKDYYDSNYTIPKRVFHEFLKSSAKVFIHISSIAAVEEYSTDKMLSEESECNPQSFYGMSKHKAEVWLMSQTLPDNKKVFILRPPMIHGPEDKGNLAILFKFVSRGIPYPLMAFDNKRTFLSIDNFCFFIERICSNYRILESGIYHISDDEAISTKEIIKMIQDVTGTNSRNLCIPRGLVKFLAKCGDLFGLPLNSKRLMKLTNTLLVSNRKIKSAINVECLPDSGLAGLRKTIDSFYFTEKSRF, encoded by the coding sequence ATGAAAGTGTGTATTTTAGGTAGTACTGGATTTCTCGGCAGACGATTGACAAAGTCATTGATCGGAGCTGAAGGAGTTTCAATTAGACAAGACGATTGGAAAACCAAGTTTTCTGATTATGATATTATTATCAACTTGATAGGAAAAGCACATGATCATCAGGGAATTGCTTCAGAGAAAGATTATTATGATTCAAATTATACTATTCCTAAAAGAGTATTTCATGAGTTTTTGAAGTCTAGCGCGAAAGTCTTTATTCATATTAGCTCAATTGCTGCAGTCGAAGAATATTCAACGGACAAAATGCTGAGTGAAGAAAGTGAATGCAACCCCCAAAGCTTTTATGGCATGTCGAAACATAAGGCAGAGGTGTGGCTGATGTCGCAAACGTTACCAGACAATAAAAAAGTCTTCATTTTAAGGCCGCCAATGATTCATGGACCTGAAGACAAGGGGAATTTGGCTATTTTGTTTAAGTTTGTTTCAAGGGGTATCCCATATCCGTTGATGGCTTTTGATAATAAGCGGACATTTTTATCAATTGATAATTTTTGTTTTTTTATTGAACGTATTTGCAGTAATTATAGGATTTTAGAATCAGGAATATACCATATCTCCGATGATGAAGCAATTTCCACAAAAGAGATAATCAAAATGATTCAAGATGTTACAGGGACAAATTCGAGAAATCTTTGTATTCCGAGAGGTTTAGTAAAGTTTTTGGCTAAGTGCGGTGATTTATTTGGACTTCCCTTGAACAGCAAACGATTAATGAAATTGACAAATACGCTTTTGGTTTCTAACCGGAAGATAAAGTCAGCTATAAATGTCGAATGTCTTCCCGACTCCGGATTGGCGGGGTTGAGGAAAACTATTGATTCATTCTATTTTACTGAAAAATCTCGTTTTTAA
- a CDS encoding GumC family protein, producing the protein MNDKTTNIINENQETNLKQLIEQYFFYWRWFVISIFVCMALTLIYLRYAKPTFLVDAKILLQDEKQASGDMAGLTELANLGGLGSSSTAFVNDQMEVIRSRRIMRKVVTANRLQITYYSKGKIRSSELLENRSPIRLVLLEPSHPRLDSLSYKITVSKNGADFTIKDDLGEVIKYQLGKTINSPIGKIMLIPQKNNAFEGDLLISYVPIDKSIDALRRNIVVQPNKEKQSFLINFSLIHASKEKGVLVLNSLIDQYNKDATEDKALVTRATSAFINSRLELISKDLESADSKVADFKDRNNIVDMSTEAQSYLQSATTNEQKLVEFQTQLRLADMMRTAVTEDNSSLLPSNIGLNDPSIQSNIKSYNDLVLEREDLLRSATPDNPIVKNINNNISEINKNLKISLDNFRNVLQGNVNALVAQKQKFEGKLSQLPNQERGFKDIARQQQIVESLYLFLLQKREETEIKASATPANLKIVDEAYAYSEPVSPKRTLYLLGALVFGLLVPFAILYIKFLLDNKVHSRKDIEERFNAPILGEIPTSEDPVVKDNDRSSLAEAFRILRTNIAFMLGSKKDSAVIFVTSTTSGEGKSFVSTNLSRILAMSGKKVLLIGADIRSPKVLDYLGLSHLQHTNIGITQYLINPEMPVENIIIKKPAPYDFDIIYSGYIAPNPAELLMNGHFNEVIEFGRTNYDFVIVDTAPVSLVTDTLLIAENADLTMYVTRANYLDKRLLNVPKELYEDGKLKNMAVVLNDVDFARGYGYGYGYGYGYGYVDSGSVSLRAKLKKQLRSLFGSKKK; encoded by the coding sequence ATGAACGATAAAACAACAAATATCATTAACGAGAATCAGGAAACAAATTTAAAACAGCTTATCGAACAATATTTTTTTTATTGGAGGTGGTTTGTTATATCAATTTTTGTTTGTATGGCGCTCACGTTAATCTACCTAAGGTACGCCAAACCAACATTTTTAGTTGATGCAAAGATTCTTCTTCAGGATGAAAAGCAAGCTTCTGGAGATATGGCGGGATTAACTGAATTGGCCAACCTCGGCGGTTTGGGGAGTTCGTCAACTGCGTTCGTCAACGATCAAATGGAGGTGATTCGTTCAAGAAGAATCATGCGTAAGGTAGTTACGGCGAATAGACTTCAAATTACTTATTATAGCAAAGGCAAAATAAGATCTTCGGAACTGCTCGAAAACAGGTCTCCCATTAGATTAGTTTTATTAGAGCCTAGTCATCCACGATTGGATTCATTATCATATAAGATCACTGTTAGTAAAAATGGAGCAGATTTTACAATAAAGGATGATCTTGGTGAAGTAATAAAGTACCAATTGGGAAAGACAATTAATTCTCCAATTGGCAAAATTATGTTAATCCCTCAAAAAAATAATGCGTTTGAGGGGGATTTATTAATTTCTTACGTTCCAATTGATAAGTCGATTGATGCGCTTCGTCGAAATATTGTCGTTCAGCCTAATAAGGAAAAGCAGTCTTTTCTTATTAACTTCTCGTTGATACATGCGTCAAAAGAAAAGGGAGTTTTAGTATTGAACTCTTTGATTGATCAATATAATAAAGACGCGACTGAAGATAAAGCTTTAGTTACTCGAGCCACATCAGCATTTATAAATTCGCGACTCGAATTGATATCTAAAGATTTAGAGTCGGCAGATTCCAAAGTTGCGGATTTCAAGGATCGAAATAACATAGTCGATATGTCTACGGAAGCTCAATCGTATTTACAGAGTGCAACTACTAACGAACAAAAACTTGTTGAATTTCAGACGCAACTAAGATTAGCTGACATGATGAGAACTGCAGTCACAGAAGATAATTCGTCGCTGCTACCTTCAAATATAGGGCTGAATGATCCCTCGATTCAGAGTAATATCAAAAGTTATAACGATTTAGTTTTAGAACGCGAAGATTTGTTGCGATCTGCTACACCCGATAATCCTATTGTCAAAAACATAAATAACAATATTAGTGAGATTAATAAAAACCTAAAGATTTCACTAGATAATTTTAGGAACGTTTTGCAAGGTAATGTCAACGCCTTAGTCGCACAGAAACAGAAATTTGAAGGGAAGCTCAGTCAACTTCCTAACCAAGAGAGAGGTTTTAAGGATATTGCCAGACAGCAACAAATTGTAGAGTCACTCTATTTATTCCTTTTACAAAAAAGAGAAGAAACTGAGATAAAAGCTTCGGCAACTCCTGCTAACTTAAAGATTGTAGATGAAGCGTATGCTTATTCAGAGCCAGTTTCGCCAAAGCGTACCTTGTATCTTCTTGGAGCGTTAGTATTCGGACTTTTAGTTCCTTTCGCAATACTCTATATTAAATTCCTGCTAGATAATAAAGTGCATTCTCGCAAAGATATTGAAGAAAGATTCAATGCTCCAATACTTGGTGAAATTCCTACCTCGGAAGATCCAGTTGTCAAAGACAACGATCGGTCGTCTCTTGCTGAGGCCTTCCGTATCTTGAGAACGAACATAGCATTTATGCTAGGTTCTAAGAAGGATTCCGCAGTGATCTTTGTGACATCAACAACATCTGGTGAAGGTAAATCTTTCGTTTCAACGAACCTTTCTCGAATTTTGGCGATGTCGGGTAAAAAGGTTTTACTTATCGGTGCGGATATTCGATCGCCAAAAGTTTTGGATTATCTTGGCCTTTCCCATTTGCAGCATACAAATATTGGCATTACACAATATCTGATCAACCCGGAGATGCCCGTTGAAAACATTATCATTAAGAAGCCCGCCCCATACGATTTCGATATTATCTATTCCGGATATATCGCACCAAATCCAGCAGAACTTTTGATGAATGGACACTTCAATGAGGTAATTGAATTCGGACGTACGAACTATGATTTCGTTATTGTGGATACTGCTCCAGTGAGCTTAGTAACTGATACATTGCTTATTGCTGAAAATGCTGACTTAACCATGTATGTGACACGTGCGAATTACCTCGATAAGCGCTTGCTAAATGTTCCAAAAGAACTTTACGAGGACGGCAAGTTGAAGAACATGGCAGTCGTATTAAATGATGTGGACTTTGCTCGCGGCTATGGCTATGGTTACGGCTATGGTTATGGTTACGGTTATGTCGATTCTGGCTCAGTATCCTTAAGGGCAAAATTGAAGAAACAGCTTCGCTCTCTGTTTGGGAGTAAGAAAAAATAA
- a CDS encoding glycosyltransferase family 4 protein — protein MKVLQVVSISFSLKYFIGNQFKYFKDRGVRFYVSCSPSDSLDSYADEMGFSVFPVEISRSISPLQDLKSIFKLYKYIKENDFDVVIAHSPKGGLVGMISSFLAKTPKRVFFRHGLVFETSSGLKRQLLIFIEKLTSRCAHTVVNVSQSVQDEAIKLSLNRQEKNLILGRGTCNGINIDNFKPRQKVRYISETVVGFVGRLSNDKGITELVGSWELLLKKYKNIRLLLIGPIDDRDGLVPETLDKIDKLESIEYLGAVDDTSRLYNDMDIFVLPSYREGFPTVTLEASASALPIVTTKKTGCIDSIIENHTGIFTELNPEAIAGAIEFYILNKDVAIQHGDNGRKFVVDNFSEEKIYNIIDEKLLS, from the coding sequence ATGAAGGTTCTTCAAGTTGTTTCAATATCGTTTTCATTGAAATATTTTATTGGTAACCAATTTAAATACTTTAAGGATCGAGGTGTGAGATTTTATGTTTCATGCTCACCGTCGGATTCTCTCGATTCTTATGCAGACGAAATGGGATTTTCTGTGTTTCCTGTTGAAATATCTAGATCTATTTCACCGCTGCAAGATTTAAAGTCAATATTCAAATTATACAAATATATCAAAGAAAATGATTTCGATGTTGTTATTGCACATTCCCCGAAAGGTGGGTTAGTAGGGATGATTAGTTCGTTTTTGGCAAAAACACCGAAACGTGTTTTTTTTCGGCATGGATTAGTTTTTGAAACCTCTTCAGGTTTAAAAAGGCAATTGCTTATTTTCATTGAGAAGCTTACAAGCCGATGTGCGCATACAGTGGTTAATGTAAGCCAGTCGGTTCAGGACGAAGCTATTAAACTTTCTTTAAACAGGCAAGAGAAAAATTTGATATTGGGAAGAGGTACCTGCAACGGCATTAATATCGATAATTTTAAGCCCAGACAAAAAGTTCGTTATATAAGTGAAACTGTTGTCGGATTTGTTGGAAGGTTAAGTAATGACAAAGGAATTACAGAGCTAGTTGGATCGTGGGAACTTCTTCTCAAGAAATACAAAAACATTAGGTTGCTTTTGATAGGACCAATAGATGATCGTGACGGATTAGTGCCTGAAACATTAGATAAAATTGATAAATTGGAGTCAATTGAATATTTAGGTGCTGTAGACGATACGTCTCGACTCTACAATGATATGGATATTTTTGTTTTGCCTTCATATAGAGAAGGATTCCCTACTGTAACCCTCGAAGCATCCGCATCTGCACTTCCGATTGTTACAACAAAAAAAACAGGTTGTATTGATTCTATCATTGAAAATCACACGGGTATTTTCACAGAGCTTAATCCGGAGGCAATAGCTGGGGCCATTGAATTTTATATTCTTAACAAAGATGTCGCTATTCAACATGGGGACAATGGGCGTAAGTTCGTCGTAGACAATTTTAGTGAAGAAAAAATCTATAATATTATCGATGAAAAGCTGTTATCATGA
- a CDS encoding right-handed parallel beta-helix repeat-containing protein, which yields MYRNLKVIALLSFILIGAVTSGSCSVLIGKGLYPSNYDQIRSKALDEGFELEKSLPKNYSRKGDVDYTDYIQNVLNKRRVVIFPDFPLLVNDKGLTLTSNSVIVFRRNSKIYLKPSPKPKYEIFRLHNISNVYLFDLTIIGDKRSHLGKSGEFGNGISLRNAHNIKILNANVGSCWGDGIIVGSFNNKECRNIEIYNTILDNNRRNGISITCVNNLIISGLIARNTSGTIPMSGICIEPNNNNEMVNNIVVKDSRTENNMRCGIQIGLSKLPGKKIQTTNITIENFHDYNSKIGIYLGSFKKQYLNRNRLRGNIQLRNVKLENNLESVKTGYYFKHGPNVKISGLNILNKDRTQKVEGIKARMKLKEYADFVKFEGE from the coding sequence ATGTATAGAAATCTAAAAGTGATAGCATTATTAAGCTTTATTCTCATCGGAGCTGTTACATCTGGTAGTTGTAGTGTATTAATCGGAAAAGGGCTATATCCCTCAAATTACGATCAGATAAGAAGCAAGGCATTAGACGAAGGATTCGAATTGGAGAAATCACTTCCAAAGAACTATTCAAGGAAGGGCGATGTCGATTACACAGACTATATTCAAAATGTACTGAATAAACGTAGGGTGGTTATTTTTCCGGACTTTCCACTTTTGGTTAATGATAAAGGACTGACCCTTACCAGCAATTCTGTAATTGTATTTAGAAGGAATTCTAAGATTTATTTGAAGCCGTCTCCGAAACCGAAATACGAGATTTTTAGATTACATAATATTTCTAACGTTTACCTATTTGATTTAACAATTATTGGGGATAAACGATCTCACTTGGGAAAGTCTGGTGAATTTGGTAATGGTATTTCACTAAGGAATGCGCACAATATAAAAATCTTAAATGCAAATGTAGGATCTTGCTGGGGTGATGGCATTATTGTTGGAAGTTTTAATAACAAAGAATGTCGAAACATAGAAATTTACAATACCATATTAGATAATAACAGACGTAATGGTATTTCCATAACATGTGTTAATAATTTGATAATTAGCGGTTTAATTGCAAGAAACACATCCGGAACCATACCTATGAGCGGAATTTGTATTGAACCAAACAATAATAATGAAATGGTCAATAATATTGTCGTTAAGGATTCAAGAACAGAAAATAATATGAGGTGTGGCATTCAAATTGGATTGAGTAAGCTACCAGGGAAGAAGATACAAACAACAAATATTACAATTGAAAATTTTCATGATTATAATTCAAAGATTGGAATCTATTTGGGGTCTTTCAAAAAGCAGTATTTGAATCGTAATAGATTGAGGGGTAATATTCAGCTTCGCAACGTTAAATTAGAAAATAATTTGGAATCTGTAAAGACAGGGTATTATTTCAAACACGGCCCCAATGTGAAAATTTCTGGTTTGAATATTTTGAATAAAGATCGGACACAAAAAGTTGAAGGAATCAAAGCACGAATGAAGTTGAAGGAGTATGCAGATTTTGTTAAATTTGAGGGTGAATAA
- a CDS encoding polysaccharide pyruvyl transferase family protein, producing the protein MRTAIIVPGVTDLNKGDQALVWESYRLVKDTELFDDIYVLSNGDTPEEENELCSQTKEKGIKLISNIIKHPRRGQHLKDKIIHEGKLDFIKQVKNASLDYISRSFLINNAKKLSLLKRLYSADVVKTVEIFSKCHTVFVKGGGFIHAHGERTAPYVIWYLLFYVNLAKSLGKKVVFLPNSYGPFEGLFVKEQVIAAFSKMELKLAREHISAQALGDLLDEPIKILPDLGFYLQPKSKEFGANVLREYLQRDNQKLKVGITIRPWRFPGKSNSDLLYEKYIQSIFSLVKQLVSRNYQVLFFNQSMGPNTHEDDRNAIRYLTQKLDKNDFIWVDKNFTCEELKSVYSNLDFFVGTRFHSVIFSMTSCVPSIAIAYGGNKGRGIMQDFNLSEYVIHIDDVNKEDLLEMFLRLEQNKDLVIKTLQERVKTLENKRIETIELIKERIL; encoded by the coding sequence ATGAGAACAGCGATTATCGTTCCAGGAGTGACTGATCTGAATAAGGGGGATCAAGCATTGGTCTGGGAAAGTTATAGACTTGTTAAAGACACAGAGCTTTTTGATGATATTTATGTCCTATCCAATGGAGATACACCGGAAGAAGAAAATGAACTTTGCTCGCAAACGAAGGAAAAAGGGATCAAACTGATCTCCAACATTATTAAACATCCTCGAAGAGGACAACACCTGAAAGATAAAATTATCCACGAGGGCAAGCTTGATTTTATTAAACAAGTAAAAAATGCTTCTCTTGATTATATTTCTCGATCGTTTTTGATTAACAATGCAAAAAAGCTCAGTTTATTGAAGAGATTATATTCAGCAGATGTTGTTAAGACCGTCGAAATTTTCTCAAAATGTCACACTGTTTTCGTAAAAGGTGGAGGGTTCATCCATGCCCATGGTGAGAGAACTGCACCATACGTTATATGGTATTTATTGTTTTATGTTAACTTGGCCAAGTCGTTAGGAAAGAAAGTCGTTTTTTTGCCGAATTCGTATGGTCCGTTTGAGGGCTTATTTGTTAAAGAGCAAGTTATAGCTGCCTTCTCGAAGATGGAGCTTAAATTGGCCAGGGAACATATATCTGCGCAAGCATTAGGTGATTTGCTAGATGAACCTATCAAAATACTTCCGGATTTGGGGTTTTATCTGCAACCAAAATCTAAAGAATTCGGGGCTAATGTGCTTCGCGAATATTTGCAGAGAGATAATCAGAAATTGAAAGTTGGAATTACAATTCGGCCTTGGAGATTCCCAGGAAAGAGTAACTCGGATCTATTGTATGAAAAGTATATTCAGTCCATTTTCTCCTTGGTTAAACAACTCGTTTCGAGGAACTATCAAGTTTTGTTTTTCAATCAATCTATGGGGCCAAATACTCACGAGGATGATAGGAATGCAATTAGATATTTAACACAAAAGCTTGATAAGAACGATTTTATTTGGGTCGACAAGAATTTTACTTGTGAAGAATTGAAGTCGGTTTATTCGAACTTAGATTTTTTTGTTGGGACACGATTTCATTCAGTGATTTTTTCTATGACTTCTTGTGTTCCATCAATCGCAATAGCTTATGGAGGAAACAAGGGGAGAGGAATAATGCAAGACTTTAATTTGTCTGAATATGTAATCCACATCGACGACGTGAACAAGGAAGACTTGTTAGAAATGTTTTTGCGTCTCGAGCAGAATAAAGACTTAGTGATAAAAACATTGCAGGAACGCGTGAAGACTCTGGAAAATAAAAGAATAGAAACAATTGAATTAATCAAAGAAAGGATTCTCTGA
- a CDS encoding MraY family glycosyltransferase: MEYLALFLTLLFIELLYFKVAKKFNIIDKPNLRSSHEHLTLRGGGIIFYIAAASQFITSEFEFPWFFIGLTSMAVISFVDDVVSLSNKIRIFVHFAAVILIAVQLHVFSMPWYYIVIGFVVVVGVINAYNFMDGINGMTACYSLSVGALLLLVNYEVNFIESNFIIYPLIGVMVFAIFNFRTIAKTFAGDVGSVSIAFILMFCFAKLILKTGDYIYILFLTLYGLDTVWTIIRRFTLGESIFEAHRSHLYQYLGNEVGCSKLLISFLYAVLQFGIGLLVIWISQFDFSVQIVFSVVLLSVLSVVYLILKRMIIRKYIFKVL, from the coding sequence ATGGAATATTTAGCACTTTTCCTAACGTTGCTTTTTATAGAATTACTATATTTTAAAGTTGCGAAAAAATTTAACATAATCGATAAACCGAATCTAAGATCTTCTCATGAACATCTAACTTTGCGGGGGGGGGGTATTATATTCTATATAGCTGCGGCTAGCCAGTTTATTACTTCAGAATTCGAATTCCCATGGTTTTTTATTGGATTAACTTCCATGGCTGTGATTTCTTTTGTTGACGATGTTGTTAGTTTGTCGAATAAAATTCGGATATTCGTCCATTTCGCAGCAGTCATATTGATAGCAGTCCAATTACACGTCTTTTCGATGCCTTGGTATTATATAGTTATCGGATTTGTCGTCGTAGTAGGTGTTATCAATGCTTATAACTTTATGGACGGAATAAATGGTATGACTGCCTGTTATAGCCTTTCTGTTGGTGCGCTATTACTGTTGGTCAACTATGAAGTAAATTTTATAGAATCAAATTTTATCATTTATCCATTAATCGGAGTAATGGTTTTTGCAATTTTCAATTTCAGAACGATTGCCAAAACGTTTGCAGGTGACGTGGGATCCGTCTCAATAGCCTTCATTTTAATGTTTTGTTTTGCGAAATTGATATTAAAGACGGGAGACTATATCTATATTCTGTTTTTAACACTTTATGGACTCGATACAGTTTGGACTATCATTAGAAGATTCACCTTGGGTGAAAGTATCTTCGAAGCGCATCGCTCCCATTTGTACCAGTACTTAGGTAATGAAGTCGGTTGTAGTAAATTATTGATTTCTTTTTTGTATGCGGTGCTTCAATTTGGAATTGGGTTGTTAGTAATTTGGATTTCACAATTCGACTTTAGTGTTCAGATTGTTTTTTCAGTTGTTTTGTTGTCGGTATTAAGCGTTGTTTATTTAATTTTGAAGCGAATGATAATTAGGAAATATATTTTCAAGGTACTGTAA
- a CDS encoding WxcM-like domain-containing protein — translation MWKIIKGGASRDERGQIRFVNDFDTSETKRFYLIKNSDQEMTRGWRGHKIEQRWFFAVTGAFRVWLVKIDNWVSPNKNLPMEQVLLSSTDDCVLYVPPGYATALEVIEPESELLVFADHHLKHAVVDDYTFSLDYFIKSN, via the coding sequence ATGTGGAAAATTATTAAAGGCGGAGCTTCTCGGGACGAACGGGGGCAAATTCGGTTCGTTAACGATTTCGATACGTCTGAAACAAAAAGATTCTATTTGATAAAGAATTCAGATCAAGAAATGACTAGAGGATGGAGGGGTCATAAAATCGAACAGAGATGGTTTTTCGCTGTAACGGGGGCGTTTCGTGTATGGTTGGTTAAAATTGACAACTGGGTCAGTCCGAATAAGAATTTGCCGATGGAACAGGTTCTGTTATCCTCAACTGACGATTGTGTGTTGTATGTTCCACCAGGATACGCAACAGCCTTAGAAGTGATAGAACCTGAAAGTGAACTTTTAGTTTTTGCAGATCATCACTTGAAACACGCTGTTGTGGATGACTATACTTTTAGCTTAGATTATTTTATTAAGTCGAACTAA